From Sphingopyxis sp. USTB-05, the proteins below share one genomic window:
- a CDS encoding TetR/AcrR family transcriptional regulator: protein MRHLPIQLLTDRSIIPIWSLMARPKAFDTDEALDAAVAVFRDHGYEGSSASMLVGAMGIGRQSLYDSFGDKWQLYCAALRRYTTTEVQAHLQTLRREERAIDGIRAMMDRVVVEASNPCLGVGSICEFGTSRADLEEIKNSAAAVLYDAIAERVREAKEQGDLAADLDPVAVAGFFDSSFAGIRIAARGGADQKQLQLLGELALRALR, encoded by the coding sequence ATGCGGCACTTGCCCATTCAGTTATTGACTGATCGTTCCATAATTCCTATTTGGTCCCTCATGGCACGACCCAAGGCATTCGATACCGATGAGGCGCTGGACGCGGCAGTCGCTGTATTTCGCGATCATGGGTATGAGGGATCGTCGGCATCGATGCTCGTCGGCGCAATGGGGATCGGCCGGCAGAGCCTTTATGATAGCTTCGGCGACAAATGGCAGCTCTATTGCGCCGCGCTAAGGCGCTACACCACGACCGAAGTCCAGGCGCATCTCCAAACGCTGCGAAGGGAAGAGCGCGCCATCGATGGCATCCGTGCCATGATGGATCGCGTCGTTGTGGAGGCGTCGAATCCCTGCCTCGGCGTTGGTTCGATCTGCGAGTTCGGGACGAGCCGCGCCGATCTGGAAGAGATCAAAAACTCCGCCGCGGCTGTTTTGTACGACGCGATCGCGGAACGCGTTCGCGAAGCGAAGGAGCAGGGTGACCTTGCCGCAGATTTGGACCCGGTGGCGGTCGCGGGCTTCTTTGACAGCAGCTTTGCGGGAATACGCATCGCCGCGCGCGGGGGCGCCGACCAGAAGCAACTGCAATTGCTCGGAGAACTCGCCCTGCGGGCGCTTCGCTGA
- a CDS encoding carboxymuconolactone decarboxylase family protein, giving the protein MTKVTDPYAAAPHLMKQWMAVSLGAEKSLEPSLIELVKIRSSILNGCANCINMHTVEARAKGETEQRIYLLSAWHEAPVYTDRERAALAWTDALTKLSAGHTQKAAKDALEAHFTPEEQVNLTVMINVINGWNRIAVGFDLWYENGALKAA; this is encoded by the coding sequence ATGACCAAGGTAACCGACCCCTACGCCGCCGCCCCGCACCTGATGAAGCAATGGATGGCTGTCAGCCTCGGCGCCGAAAAGAGCCTCGAGCCGAGCCTGATCGAACTGGTGAAGATCCGCTCGTCGATCCTCAACGGCTGCGCCAACTGCATCAACATGCACACTGTCGAAGCCCGCGCGAAGGGCGAGACCGAACAGCGCATCTATCTGCTCTCGGCCTGGCACGAAGCCCCGGTCTATACCGACCGCGAACGCGCGGCACTCGCCTGGACCGACGCCTTGACCAAGCTGTCCGCAGGGCACACACAGAAGGCTGCGAAGGATGCGCTCGAAGCGCATTTCACGCCGGAGGAACAGGTGAATCTGACCGTGATGATCAACGTCATCAATGGCTGGAATCGTATCGCGGTCGGTTTCGACCTTTGGTACGAAAACGGCGCGTTGAAGGCTGCCTGA
- a CDS encoding DUF6607 family protein — protein MKTYRKIAAGLLLLTAALPIAASAHPPIAAEAAAANFEQDRADILAMAGNYRVSFNMQESTRWDPTYEVLEPKRSGGNEVVRVIEDTGRKISLQHMLVITGDDDKSMIIKHWRQDWEYEPAKVLVYSDRNAWTWEDVPEKMRTGRWSQTVYQVDDSPRYGGWGQFETQGGVRRWRSNWTWRPLARRDAVRNPVYDRYLSINRHQPSPDGWVHWQDNTKMGTKDGKLVPIVQEYVLNTYIKYDQYDVKAADDYWAATKDYWAAVRAEWDRVAAAKGGIAIDEEAQTGTVISGRLLEMADDIQEKKLTTAKAIAEAKKLIETNTRKL, from the coding sequence ATGAAAACCTATCGTAAGATCGCCGCCGGGTTGCTGTTGCTGACCGCAGCGCTGCCCATCGCCGCTTCGGCCCATCCGCCGATCGCCGCCGAGGCTGCCGCCGCCAACTTCGAACAGGACCGTGCCGACATCCTCGCGATGGCGGGCAATTACCGCGTCAGCTTTAACATGCAGGAATCGACGCGCTGGGATCCGACGTACGAGGTCCTCGAACCCAAGCGTTCGGGCGGCAATGAGGTCGTGCGCGTCATCGAGGACACCGGCCGCAAGATCAGCCTGCAGCATATGCTCGTCATCACCGGCGACGACGACAAGAGCATGATCATCAAGCATTGGCGCCAGGATTGGGAATATGAACCTGCGAAGGTGCTGGTCTATTCCGACCGCAACGCCTGGACGTGGGAAGATGTGCCCGAAAAGATGCGCACCGGTCGCTGGTCGCAGACGGTGTATCAGGTCGATGATTCCCCAAGATATGGCGGCTGGGGTCAGTTCGAAACGCAGGGCGGCGTCCGCCGCTGGCGCTCGAACTGGACCTGGCGCCCACTGGCGCGCCGCGATGCCGTGCGTAATCCGGTCTACGACCGCTACCTCTCGATCAACCGCCACCAGCCCTCGCCCGACGGCTGGGTCCACTGGCAGGACAATACGAAAATGGGGACGAAGGACGGCAAGCTGGTGCCGATCGTCCAGGAATATGTCCTCAACACCTATATCAAATATGACCAATATGACGTGAAGGCGGCCGACGATTATTGGGCCGCAACCAAGGACTATTGGGCCGCCGTGCGCGCCGAATGGGACCGTGTCGCCGCAGCCAAGGGCGGTATCGCGATCGATGAGGAAGCACAGACGGGCACCGTGATCAGCGGCCGCCTGCTCGAAATGGCCGACGATATTCAGGAAAAGAAGCTGACCACCGCGAAAGCCATCGCCGAGGCGAAAAAGCTGATCGAGACCAACACGCGCAAGCTTTGA
- a CDS encoding sigma-70 family RNA polymerase sigma factor — translation MTPEGIRGEIDAAADAAGSFDLLRPLLTRVAYRMLGSVADAEDVVQDAFIRWLGTDRSAVREPAAFLRRTVTRLCLDQIKSARSQRETYVGPWLPDPLVEEEEEDDVTLPLMIALERLSPLERAAFLLHDVFGVEFEEVAKTIDRDPAATRQLAARARTHVRDARPRYKLEKEQGLQIANAFFAASRSGDMGALGALLAADVGMWADGGGKRPAAMGPVLGHDIVLKLHRSLAVLFGKYGSTLVHAGTINGLPGFVTREADGELQTTALEIEDGKITAIYVMRNPDKLKHMH, via the coding sequence ATGACCCCTGAGGGCATCCGCGGCGAAATCGATGCGGCAGCGGACGCAGCGGGGAGTTTCGACCTGCTGCGCCCGCTCCTCACGCGCGTGGCCTACCGCATGCTCGGCTCGGTCGCGGATGCCGAGGATGTGGTGCAGGATGCCTTCATTCGCTGGCTCGGCACCGACCGCAGCGCCGTGCGCGAGCCCGCGGCCTTCCTGCGGCGGACCGTGACGCGTCTCTGCCTCGACCAGATAAAGTCGGCACGCAGTCAGCGCGAGACCTATGTCGGCCCCTGGCTCCCCGATCCGCTGGTCGAGGAGGAGGAAGAGGACGACGTCACGCTGCCGCTGATGATCGCGCTCGAACGGCTGTCGCCGCTCGAACGTGCCGCCTTCCTGCTCCACGACGTCTTCGGCGTCGAGTTCGAAGAGGTCGCCAAGACGATCGACCGCGACCCCGCCGCGACGCGCCAGCTTGCGGCGCGCGCGCGAACCCACGTCCGCGACGCGCGCCCGCGCTACAAGCTTGAAAAAGAGCAGGGGCTTCAGATCGCCAACGCCTTTTTCGCGGCATCGCGCAGCGGCGACATGGGCGCGCTCGGCGCGCTGCTTGCCGCCGATGTCGGCATGTGGGCCGACGGTGGCGGCAAGCGCCCCGCCGCGATGGGCCCCGTCCTCGGCCATGACATCGTGCTGAAACTGCATCGCAGCCTGGCGGTGCTGTTCGGAAAATACGGCTCGACGCTCGTCCACGCCGGCACGATCAACGGGCTGCCGGGCTTCGTCACGCGCGAAGCCGACGGCGAACTGCAGACGACGGCGCTGGAAATCGAGGACGGCAAGATCACTGCCATCTATGTCATGCGCAACCCCGACAAGCTGAAGCATATGCACTGA
- a CDS encoding SDR family oxidoreductase, giving the protein MTSPTILITGTSSGLGRMTALHFAKQGWNVAATMRSPERDETFRDLKNVAVIPLDVTDVASVRAAVAAAIDRFGAIDAVVNNAGAGAYGPLELAEEATIDWQYAVNVRGPINVIRAILPHFRERKAGAIVNVSSYMGLTSAVPTGSLYNMSKFALEGLIEGLHYELRPFNIRLRLVEPGGFTGNKFRDNMIFHRSDEIRDYDPLVGQLEAMFASVDPARLDDPQVIIDAIHTAAVDPDSPFRAVIGAEGNGLMAMRSAMPIEQYLDTIAGQFGL; this is encoded by the coding sequence ATGACGTCCCCCACGATCCTGATTACCGGCACCAGCAGCGGCCTTGGCCGAATGACCGCCCTCCATTTCGCGAAGCAAGGTTGGAATGTCGCCGCGACGATGCGCTCGCCCGAGAGGGACGAGACGTTCAGGGACCTGAAAAATGTCGCGGTGATTCCACTCGACGTGACCGACGTCGCCTCGGTCCGGGCTGCCGTGGCAGCCGCGATCGATCGCTTCGGCGCCATCGACGCGGTGGTGAACAATGCCGGCGCGGGCGCCTATGGGCCGCTCGAACTTGCCGAGGAGGCAACGATCGACTGGCAATATGCGGTCAATGTGCGCGGCCCGATCAACGTCATCCGCGCAATCCTGCCGCATTTCCGGGAAAGAAAGGCCGGCGCCATCGTCAATGTCAGTTCTTATATGGGCCTGACAAGTGCGGTGCCGACTGGGTCGCTCTACAACATGTCAAAATTCGCGCTCGAAGGGCTGATCGAGGGCCTCCATTATGAGCTGCGCCCGTTCAATATCCGCCTGCGCCTCGTCGAACCAGGCGGCTTCACGGGCAATAAATTCCGCGACAATATGATCTTCCACCGTTCGGACGAAATCCGCGATTACGACCCGCTGGTCGGACAGCTCGAAGCCATGTTCGCGTCGGTCGATCCCGCGCGCCTCGACGACCCCCAGGTGATTATCGACGCGATCCATACGGCCGCTGTCGATCCGGACAGCCCATTCCGGGCCGTCATCGGCGCCGAAGGCAATGGCCTTATGGCGATGCGGAGCGCGATGCCGATCGAGCAATATCTCGATACGATCGCCGGACAATTCGGCCTGTAG
- a CDS encoding DoxX family protein, giving the protein MKFLDGFGEQAYALLRIVAGVLFLAHGVQKFLNFPVAFPMPLNPMLYAAGTIELVAGALIIIGLFTRPAAFIASGMSAVGYWVAHGSQGPFPIVNGGETIILYCFIFLFIATRGAGIWSVEGAKK; this is encoded by the coding sequence ATGAAATTTCTCGATGGTTTCGGCGAACAGGCCTATGCATTGCTGCGCATCGTTGCGGGTGTACTGTTCCTCGCGCACGGGGTGCAGAAATTCCTCAACTTCCCTGTCGCCTTTCCGATGCCGCTCAACCCGATGCTATATGCTGCGGGGACGATCGAACTGGTCGCGGGCGCGCTGATCATCATCGGCCTGTTCACCCGTCCCGCCGCCTTCATCGCGAGCGGCATGTCGGCGGTCGGTTACTGGGTCGCGCACGGCAGCCAGGGGCCCTTCCCGATCGTCAACGGCGGCGAGACGATCATCCTCTACTGCTTCATCTTCCTGTTTATCGCGACGCGCGGTGCGGGAATCTGGAGTGTCGAAGGCGCTAAGAAATAG